AAGAAGAGCATCAAAGATCAGTAAATAATGACAGACAATTCAGTACTACTACATATGTTCCAATTTTGCAATGGAATAAAGAACAGGAACACGACGGAACATATAGAACTAGGTAGAGTTTgtattgaattcaattgagCAGTCTGACTCGTACGCTATTTGTTCGTCTAGTTTTGTTCAGTTTACTTTATTTGTTTCAGTTATGAGACTGGCAATAACATTGTTGCAGAAGAGAGTGGCTATGTGAAAACTATTGGCGAAGGGGATAATAAGGCTGAAGCTCTGGTTCAACAGGGTAGCTACTCATATACCAGTCCCGAGGGCCAAATTATAACTATTCACTATACAGCGGATGAAACTGGATTCCACGCTACCGGCGATCATATTCCTACTCCGCCACCAGTTAGCGAGGAAATTCAGAAAGGTCTTGATCTCATTTATGCTGGTATACGTCAACAAGAGGTAAATATAATGTGAAGATGCTTGTCTTTCCTTCCcctattatttatcattttgtttttttttctcttttctagGAAACTGCTGCACGGGAAGCAGCACAAAAAGCTCAACAACCTTTCAATCAGCAGATTGATAGACAGcaggataataaaaattatcgtttataaattttatcactcctcaaaggaaaaaaatcattttgaaatACTCAAGTATCGTTGGATAATCATAGAcagtttatgaattatttatcaaataatatattatactaGGAAACGTTGGAGAATGgctttcaatatatttttttttcttcactcctCTGAAACAACATCACATGATGGAACATAACGCAATCAATAATCATGTTTATGTAATTACTGATTTGATGGAATAcagatgaattttattgaattaatagcgtttttttattacaacttttgactgtaaatattcatatcaataacgattgacattattttattaataaatactcttatttttctttttaagggttattataataaattatcttattatattcataataaggccattattttttttctttatcaatGACATTTTCGAgctcaatattatttttctaagttggccaaattaatgaataaataaaaaatttaacataTAAATTTGAATATATCAATCATTATTTCATGTAATCACATAAGGGAAGAGGTAGAAAATATATAGTAGATGTCAAGGAGTTATATTATAGAGTGATGCTGAATAACGTTTGCCTTGAGGCCAAAATACATttcttttcaaatatttttctgaattgtaCTATAATGttctattttattaaaaatatgacAATGTATTGTGACCATCGAGGCAAGGAATGTAAGCTCGGTAAAAAACAAACTTGTTTTTATGCCTATTATTATCTAAATTAAAGAATAGACAGCCTCTTATGCATGGATTTGTTAATGGTTGGTGAATCTGATTCTGTAAATGCCCGACAGATGAATTCGAGTAAACTAGGGCCGTGTGTCATAAATGTATattctccagaaaaaaaaaaattataagttgTATTATTTCTTCTTCACATGTCATTGTATAACTGGTATGTTGACAATAAATATCtcactttatttttctcttttgggGTAAGAGCGTAGCAATAAgcatagaaataataataacaatattaataatgagtaaaattatatattccaTTCAATATCAATGGCGATGGAAAATCTTACACACCCCAGAGACTAGCACTGATATATATTATTACTACTTTAATATGGGGACCGGATCAAAAGGGGTCCCTGTGAGGCCAACATAacggttgttttttttatgaagaaaacCATTACTGCCATCAGTTTTGTAATAAATGACTCTCCGGATACCAAATGGATCTATGTAACCAAAGGATCCGActctattattcaatttttcttcctccTCGTGATATTGCTTCTTCAAATAGTATTGAAATCCATCGGAAAGTGTGTGAGTTCCATCATACTGAGGGAATTCCTCGCCAGTCTGTATTTGGCTGCTCTTTTCTGTCAGGATGCTAGTattcttattattatcattattattattgaattgatttaCCCTTTCCTGGTGGGTATCGGTAGTACGAGTGTTTGCCTTTTCTTTTGATCTGCTAGTTATGGCAATGGGTTGGTTAAAGATATTTCTATAATTGCTCAGAGGTGGTTTCATCCCCAGCGAAGGCTCTGGTAATTGAGAATAAGTATAATGTGGATTGTCATGAATATATGCTCGAGACATTTGGGAtggattataattttttgaggGCTGACTCCACGCATTGGACTTTTTGTCAGCCATAATTGGTGACAGAACTGTCATCGGTTGTACACTCCCTGGATATCGCTTAGTCGGTTTTATTGCTATATTCCCTTCGATGCTATTATCGGACATTTCTGCATAAGAAGCTTGCCTGTAAAGTAcgtaatataaatttttccctttatttttattcttccaatttttcattagtaatagaaatgaaattgatcaCCTAAAGGGATTAACAGGTCTCCGACGTGATTGTACTAAAATTCCAGTTTGTGTCGGAAAGCGCTGACTGATTGCTACGGCATCGCCAATGGGCTCATTTttaccaacaaaaatttttttagatctGTAAACAACGAAAAAGATCATTTTTTTGTGGCTTAATGACACTAACAGTACATATTATGAGAGTGCATACTACTATCTATCACCGACCTGAGTATTCTGTATCCATTACCATCGGCAATATAATCTTTAATTCTTAAGAAGCCTAGAGGATCTAGCCATCCTTCTGTGCCAATAACAGTGCCATCCTCGAGTCTCTTTTCCTTTCTGAATTGCCCATTCAGAGTTTGAAACCTGAAATATCTCTCGGGGCCCTCATCAGTTTGAATGTGGTACTGAGTGTGAGGATTAAAATTCCAACCATTGGTTTCTACCTCTATTTCATCTCGTGTCGCATAAACAACTGCAATCTAAAAGACAAAAAGAAATTCAATATTATATTGAGTTAATCAAATGATTACTTAATCATTCCTCAGGGACATATACTGCttgaattcattatttaagTAGTTGATGGGCGAGTCCAAGGATCTTCGCCTTTGTGTATtgtatgaattattattcatttagaTCAAGTACATCATCCAAGTCAATCAATATTCGACGATTAAAAAACATAGTGGGTGCACAGCCTGTAAATATTAACGGAAAATTCAAGCAGCTGAACTATGGCATATGTCTGATATATTGTCACCTGAATATGTACTGAATATGTACAGAATAATGTACcgagataaaatttttcggCAGTTACTAAATTGCCTAATACAGTGACTGGTTTGTTAGCTTTTATTACCACTTGGTCAGAGCGACCGATTGGCGTGGGTTTGAGAAAGTCTTATACAGCGGCTGAAATATCCATATAAAGAAATCTCCATACGGCTGGTGGTCAGCTTTCATATAGAGTTAGCAGTTGTCAAGTATGAATATCCTCTAATAGAAATTAGGAACCaaatttaaattgatttaaaaCTTATGGCAATTTATTCCAATCAAGTGCATGAAATGATTGTATTTGACTATACATTGTTTGAATttacagaaaataaattaaattatatagCTTTTGATAATAGCAGACTATATAATAATTGCCTCATTTCACGGCTGGAAGCACATTGGAAGTGGAGAGTCATGTTCACCAGTGACTAACATCACTGTGTCTATCAGGCCAAAACATGAGAGGTCTTCACTTTCACAGATAGGAACGGAAGGTAAGTTTCTATTTTAAAACATAATTATAAGCAATGCTTACTGAACGAAGATagtcaaataataataaccacCATTGTAAATCATACCATAGCCTTTGCTAATACATTTAATTGCAAGGTGACACATTTGTCCCACATCATATCCAGCATCATCTCAAATCacataattatattattcgCAGTAAAGAAATGAGGAATAACTATGATATTGTAAAATCCGGtatcaaattaattaccaCGATAAATCAACATGTCATCGTGcaaggaaaaatttttgtttatataCTCTTGATTGGACTGAGTCTGAGTCAGCACATGGCCAGAAACAATACACGGGAACATGTATATATGGTTATAGATACTCGTTACACCCACTCACGGAGAATTGCTGTGGCAAAATCCACAATAACCGTAATTGGAAGTGAACAACCCGTTTTAAATTGGTGATTGTGTGGGATTTTCATTGGTCTGTGTgtttctcctcaatttttacTCACTACAATTTATGTTTCCAGCAATAATTTAACAAATGTTAAAATAACACCAGGAAagcaataattatgaaaaataaacacaGTGTGATAGTCAGTGTCGAGGCCAGTCATTGGTTTCCTTTTTTTGGGTAAAAAAAACGCTATcatatatttgtttataaatttgggaaaatcAAAGAAAGCAGTGAAAGTGATTTTCCAAGAtgttatattcatatattctcAAGTATTATAAATTTACGAAGGTTACATAGActgtgaaaataattgtgaGAGCCAATGCCAATAGTGTTACGTCTACGTCGAACTTGACTTATTACATAAATATAAAGCAGGGAACTAGAATGTAAGTTGTAGAAAACTCGTTTTCTCaagtaaaattttaattttacccCATTCTTTGGAATTTCATCACttctaatgaattaattattaaaacttgaaatcaattttaccaattatataaatatccactagtcatatatttttcagctatttttataattcgataatccatcatatttacaataatatttaaaagCTTCATCAAAAGAACGAATTTGATGAAAAGTTTGAAAGTCTAGTTGAAAAATCatgtaagaaaaaaatatatacaggcATACATGTAATTCTTACCATAATAGTGTTTAAAATCAGTATTATCCAAATggtagtcatttttttttttttaatcacataCAAACCAATTTCTCCGATTGGTATTATAATAATGTCATTGTCGTGTATGAATAACTGAGTATAACGTCTCGTCGAAATTTCTTATGaatatttctccattttttcttcCTATTGATTATTTCTTGATAGCCGTATTGCGgtatataattttaatttaaaaataaatacagaaTCGGCTTAAAGAGCTCTCAATACTTGGTCAGTCACAACACTTGTACCGCTGAGAATTAACGAGAAAACACTGAGGTGAGTCTGGCGCGACGTTTCCTCGCTATCACACTTGGATTATGAATAGTGTAACAACACACGCTCTTTCCCTCTACTTTTACGCCAACCCGCCCAAACGTACTCGATCTGCTTTTCTGCGAATGCAGGGGGGAGATATCATGCTATAAAAGTACGTGGTATCCTTTGAAAGAAAACTTGAGAGTCTTCCAACACAGAGGAATCGAATTCGTAATACGGCATTCATTGTTTTGTTTTATCTTCTTGTAGACAATGCTTTTCTTCTTACATGCTCTTCTCTCTCCTGGCCCCTCTCATCCTTCCTTTACCAcccatttttcattgtttccaTTTAATTCATTATGACAGTACAGTCATTGCAATATCCCCATTTTTCACCAGTTGCAGCTTTCGGAAtgataatcaataattttacaatatttaGAGATGAGCAAATATTTGTATGAGCACCACAATTTTCCATCTTGTTGGCACTAGGGAAGAGTCGAATAACTTTCACTTCTACGAACTCATTCAGAAGAGACTGCAGAATACCGAGGCTTTATCATAGTGATATTGGGGTAAAATGAATTTGTATTCGTTGTATTATTCTTTCCTGGTAATATTATGTCAACTAATGTACGGTATGTATTTTCAGCGAGTAAAGATAATAATCTGCACTCatatgggaaaaaaatacttttctgaTAATCTACTGATGCtagtcatttatttatatattgatATCttcattataataaaaatattgcaaattaCTAATAGTAAGGTTATTTTAGATGGTTATAGTGATGAtattcaatataaaaaaaatgcatcctcctctcatttatcatttttaatgaatccactcgtttttttattacatttgacAAATTATAATAAGCAAGTACAAGATATGattatataattttcaatgaacgataaatgaataatgacTCAATTGTAAGTCATGTATTTAGGAGTGGCTGAAAATTTAGCATAAGATTTAATAACTTTGCCAACGGCATCAAGGAAATCTTTTTCAGTAGCAACTTTGCGTCGAGCACGAATAGCATACATGCCAGCCTCAGTGCAAACAGATCGGATTTCGGCACCAGTGCTATTGGGACACAGACGTGCAAGCAATTCAAAACGAATATCTCGCTCGACACTCATTGAACGAgcatgaattttgaaaatatgggTTCTTCCTTCCAAGTCCGGTAAACCAAATTCCACTTTTCTATCGAGTCTTCCAGGACGCATCAGAGCCGGGTCTAGAGTATCTGGTCTGTTGGTGGCCATCAaaactttgatatttccacGTGGATCGAATCTGAATAATCGGTATCATTTCATGAGTAAATTCTGCGcatattaaaaaacaaaaagaagaaaagaaaaacacaaCAAATTACCCATCAAGTTGATTAATAAGTTCAAGCATTGTACGCTGAACTTCATTATCACCACCGGCTCCATCATCGAATCTAGCTCCTCCAATGGCATCAATTTCGTCGAAAAATATGAGACAAGCTTTCTTGCTTCTTGCCATTTCAAAAAGCTCCCTAACCATCCTTGCACCCTGATGCATCATACATtgcgaaaataattattataaaataaggAATTTTAATATGGTGAATGCAAAAACAACGTTGCGGACTTTACCTCGCCAACATATTTTTGAACTAACTCGGATCCAATTACACGAATAAAGCAAGCATCAGTTCTATTGGCCACTGCACGGGCACAAAGGGTTTTGCCTGTACCGGGAGGACCAAAAAGGAGTACACCTTTGGGAGGTTCAATACCAAGATTGACAAATTTCTCGGGCTGAAAAATCAATAGCGTTTACATAATTCGCgtgcattaattattttcgggTAATAGCCAAACTCACATGTAACAGAGGTGTTTCAACAACTTCTCTTAGCTTCTCAATTTGTTCTTTACAGCCACCAACATCGCTGTAAGTTACATCAGGTTTTTCTTCAACTTGCATCATTGTTACG
This genomic interval from Diachasmimorpha longicaudata isolate KC_UGA_2023 chromosome 4, iyDiaLong2, whole genome shotgun sequence contains the following:
- the LOC135161503 gene encoding uncharacterized protein LOC135161503 isoform X1, which produces MMLDMMWDKCVTLQLNVLAKAMIAVVYATRDEIEVETNGWNFNPHTQYHIQTDEGPERYFRFQTLNGQFRKEKRLEDGTVIGTEGWLDPLGFLRIKDYIADGNGYRILRSKKIFVGKNEPIGDAVAISQRFPTQTGILVQSRRRPVNPFRQASYAEMSDNSIEGNIAIKPTKRYPGSVQPMTVLSPIMADKKSNAWSQPSKNYNPSQMSRAYIHDNPHYTYSQLPEPSLGMKPPLSNYRNIFNQPIAITSRSKEKANTRTTDTHQERVNQFNNNNDNNKNTSILTEKSSQIQTGEEFPQYDGTHTLSDGFQYYLKKQYHEEEEKLNNRVGSFGYIDPFGIRRVIYYKTDGSNGFLHKKNNRYVGLTGTPFDPVPILK
- the LOC135161503 gene encoding uncharacterized protein LOC135161503 isoform X2, producing MTTIWIILILNTIMIAVVYATRDEIEVETNGWNFNPHTQYHIQTDEGPERYFRFQTLNGQFRKEKRLEDGTVIGTEGWLDPLGFLRIKDYIADGNGYRILRSKKIFVGKNEPIGDAVAISQRFPTQTGILVQSRRRPVNPFRQASYAEMSDNSIEGNIAIKPTKRYPGSVQPMTVLSPIMADKKSNAWSQPSKNYNPSQMSRAYIHDNPHYTYSQLPEPSLGMKPPLSNYRNIFNQPIAITSRSKEKANTRTTDTHQERVNQFNNNNDNNKNTSILTEKSSQIQTGEEFPQYDGTHTLSDGFQYYLKKQYHEEEEKLNNRVGSFGYIDPFGIRRVIYYKTDGSNGFLHKKNNRYVGLTGTPFDPVPILK
- the LOC135161501 gene encoding 26S proteasome regulatory subunit 7; its protein translation is MPDHLGNDMRKIRDDEKEEKEIKSLDEGDIQLLKTYGQGQYTKSIKTVEEDIQTIIKRVNELTGIKESDTGLAPPALWDLAADKQTLQNEQPLQVARCTKIINADSDDPKYIINVKQFAKFVVDLADLVAPTDIEEGMRVGVDRNKYQIHIPLPPKIDSTVTMMQVEEKPDVTYSDVGGCKEQIEKLREVVETPLLHPEKFVNLGIEPPKGVLLFGPPGTGKTLCARAVANRTDACFIRVIGSELVQKYVGEGARMVRELFEMARSKKACLIFFDEIDAIGGARFDDGAGGDNEVQRTMLELINQLDGFDPRGNIKVLMATNRPDTLDPALMRPGRLDRKVEFGLPDLEGRTHIFKIHARSMSVERDIRFELLARLCPNSTGAEIRSVCTEAGMYAIRARRKVATEKDFLDAVGKVIKSYAKFSATPKYMTYN
- the LOC135161507 gene encoding endocuticle structural glycoprotein SgAbd-2, with the protein product MKFLVLAMFIGTVFGQNYHPGRQQHSSQSPTPGQYQEEHQRSVNNDRQFSTTTYVPILQWNKEQEHDGTYRTSYETGNNIVAEESGYVKTIGEGDNKAEALVQQGSYSYTSPEGQIITIHYTADETGFHATGDHIPTPPPVSEEIQKGLDLIYAGIRQQEETAAREAAQKAQQPFNQQIDRQQDNKNYRL